A region of Marasmius oreades isolate 03SP1 chromosome 9, whole genome shotgun sequence DNA encodes the following proteins:
- a CDS encoding uncharacterized protein (CAZy:AA9) has product MHASALFTLACCVSSAFAHLRVWGVWVNGKFQGDGRDIYIRSPETNYPVKDLHSKDMLCNANNRVVPQSVAVKSKDKFTFEWYHEKHVPLSTCHSPAELIRMILNSRHDDIITDTHKGAIQVYIAPTSSNMEGKPVWTKLDTQTYNKNSKKWATILLKKTKGQHSITIPNIPTGDYLLRAEVIALHQAKYTYVKKHDKGAEFYMSCVQVHVENNSTTQKLPGGTAFPGTYQYDSPGIVWDLFGPSDKSEMYVAPGPRVWEGSKGGKIEKVGNR; this is encoded by the exons ATGCACGCCTCCGCCTTGTTCACTCTTGCCTGCTGCGTTTCCTCCGCTTTCGCCCACCTCCGTGTCTGGGGTGTGTGGGTCAATGGAAAGTTCCAAGGCGACGGACGAGATATCTAC ATTCGTTCACCCGAAACAAATTACCCAGTGAAGGACCTTcattccaaggatatgttgTGCAACGCCAATAATCGAG TGGTTCCACAAAGCGTGGCAGTCAAGAGCAAGGATAAGTTCACCTTTGAGTGGTACCACGAAAAGCATGTACCCCTTTCAACCTGCCATTCTCCTGCCGAGCTCATTCGAATGATTCTCAATAGCCGCCACGACGACATCATTACCGATACCCACAAGGGGGCCA TTCAAGTGTACATCGCGCCCACTTCGTCCAACATGGAGGGCAAACCAGTTTGGACCAAACTTGACACGCAGACATATAATAAGAATTCGAAGAAATGGGCCACTATCCTTCTCAAGAAAACGAAAGGCCAACATAGTATCACCATTCCTAATATTCCGACTGGGGATTACCTCCTCCGAG CGGAAGTCATCGCTCTTCACCAAGCCAAATATACCTACGTGAAGAAACACGACAAAGGGGCCGAGTTTTACATGTCCTGCGTCCAAGTTCACGTCGAAAACAACTCCACGACCCAAAAGCTTCCGGGTGGAACGGCCTTCCCAGGCACTTACCAATACGACTCCCCAGGTATCGTGTGGGATCTGTTCGGTCCGAGTGATAAATCAGAGATGTATGTCGCACCCGGACCTAGAGTTTGGGAAGGATCAAAGGGAGGTAAAATCGAGAAAGTTGGGAATCGGTGA
- the NHP6 gene encoding Non-histone chromosomal protein 6, with the protein MPKETTKSKRKAAEKAEKVPRKTKKDPNAPKRALSAYMFFSQDWRERIKTENPDASFGEVGKLLGAKWKELDDEEKKPYIEQAAKDKERAEGEKNAYDNGKKSAANSDKEEEVKDDDEDD; encoded by the exons CGCAAGGCTGCCGAGAAGGCTGAAAAGGTCCCTCGCAAAACCAAGAAGGACCCAAATGCTCCCAAGCGCGCTTTGTCTGCGTACATGTTCTTCAGCCAGGACTGGCGTGAGAGAATTAAGACTGAAAACCCTGACGCTTCCTTTG GTGAAGTTGGCAAACTTCTTGGTGCCAAGTGGAAGGAacttgacgatgaagagaaaAAG CCTTACATCGAGCAAGCCGCCAAAGACAAAGAGCGTGCCGAAGGAGAGAAGAACGCTTATGAT AACGGCAAAAAGAGCGCTGCCAACAGTgacaaggaggaagaggttaaggacgacgacgaagacgactaA